The Zea mays cultivar B73 chromosome 7, Zm-B73-REFERENCE-NAM-5.0, whole genome shotgun sequence DNA segment tgtgaagaaacatttggatcgtgatccattaccacgcATATCTGTGTGTATGTGAACAACTTACAACCATGTCACTACATCTCACATTTTCACTCCATTCAAACTTCATTTTCCACATGCAAACGAGATTGGCGGTATTCTTGCACACAATAAGGCTTTGTTCGTTTCATCCCTAATCCATAGAGATTGAGGGGGATTTTGACTTGTAGGGGATTCAATCCCTCTCAATCCCCATGGGTTTGATAAAAACGAATAGGAcctaaaggggtgtttggtttctatggACTAATCTATAGTCTcttcattttattctattttatacCCTATATTGTTAGATACGAAAACTAAAAAGTTTGTATATTTAGTAATTTAagtactaaaatggaataaaaaaagagactaaacattagtccctagaaacgaaACAACCCTTAAGTTAGCACGAAAGCTTCTTACATGtgtaagaaaaaataaaaaaattctGATATGCCATCAGCTTTTATACTCATTCCTTGTGTGCCACTGACCGGCATATAGGTATATTTttttgtatgacatgtggggtcaaTGGCACACAAGAAACGAGTATATTTTCCAATGGTATACAGAGAATTGGCCCAAGAAAAAAAACACCAAACAGCTAACCACAGCCTAAGAATGCAAACTTGGCTACCAATTTGATTCAGTCTTAAACATTGACCTAAAGGCTAGACGAGCAAATAGCCACGCAAACAAGAATACAATTCATGGTGTCCGGACACGATGCCAATGCTTGAATTAAACAAGAGTGTCAGTAGCGGGCTGCAAAATTGTTTACCATCGCAGGATTTCTGAATTGAAGACCACACAATAATCTAGAGTGTCCATCTCACATTTCAACCAATTGATGTCGCAGAATCCTACGTAGCACTACTCGTCGTCCTcctcgccatcgccgccgccaccgccgccagaGGCCTTCTGGTTCTTGCGCTTCACCCTTCCAGCAGGACCACCACCCAGAGGACTGGTGAGGGAGAAGTCGATGTGCTTCTCTGACTCGACCCTGACCATGAACGAGGGAATGTTGACGGGCTGCCTCCCCACCCTGTGAAAATGTTTTAGGACCCCTTGGTGACAAAAGTCCCATAAATCCAAGTTGCTAAACTGTAACTTGTCTGTCAATCTACCAAACTATGGCAACAATTTAAATTAAAAGTACAAGCATCCCTATCAATAATCTGGTCTTCTCCATAAGCACCACAGCTCATTTTCTATGCAGAGCACAGGACTAATTCAGTGATACATGTTACAAATCATCACATTCTGCTAAAAAGGATTTATGCGAGGCACCCTATTTTACTAGAGTGCAAGCAAAGCAATGCATTAGAAACTAACCACATGAGGCAGAGTTACGACACTAACCACATGAGGCAGAGTTACGTCTGAGTCTGACAGGTTTGGGAATGGACAGAACAAGGCGTTCCATGTTAATTAGAAACTAAAGAATCTGAAAGAAATAAGACAACATAATcacacattgaaagggaaaaaagaaaatagaaaatgttaTTTGAACATCCAATAGGGCACTCGGAATGCAAAAGGACATAAGAATCATTGACCTTCTGGCCTCGGAGATACATTAGTAAAATTAACTCCTCATTGTACCCAACAAAACATAGAAATACATGCACAGACATTAGAATTTAGAAGGAACATGACATGATGCACAGGAAGAAAGCAATTTGCAACAAAAAACAAATTTGAAATTAAAACTACATTAAAAAATACAAAATGAAATGAATGATGAAATTATGTTAATACTGAATCAAACATTCCAAACGTTCAGTGTCTTGTCACCAAGATTATTCATTTTTCCACTGAAGAAGACAGAGCAAGGACCTCACTACAGTAAAAACGAACCATAGAGAGAAGGCAAGGGTCACACAAACTATTCATTATGGTAACAGGTATAAGACCATCGTGAGAATTGCACATGGTTTTTCATCATATGGCCCATCCAAGATCAAATGTGTCTTTACAACTAATCTACAACCAACTGCAGCAAAACATAATGAAAAAATTGGGCACAGTCTGGAACAATATATTGCAAATTCATAACTAAATTTTACCATACAACACAAGTTGATGCACAATCGAGGGATCAGGAGCATATGATCAAACCTGATATGGCGCTACCTGATCAGAACACGAGCATGGTGGATGGACTTGGCCATGCCATTCTTGAAGACGATGGTCTGGAGGCGGCGCTGGAGAAAGTTCTCAACAGTGAGGGCAAGCACATAATCAAGCTTGTTCTGTCCCTCGCCAAGGAGACCATATCGGTTCATGCGGCGGAGGAGTGCCTCGCCCTCAAAGATACGGCGTGGGTTCTtctcatccagggtgagcagctcCCTGGCTGCATTCCTGATACGGCTCAGGGCATACTGCACGCGCCACAGCTCACGCTTGCAGCGGAGGCCATACTCACCAACCAGCTTCAACTCAGCATCTAGGCGCTTGTCAGCAGACAACATGTGAGCCAACATGTTGACGAAGTGCAGCAGCCGGATGGAGTTCTGATGGAAGATGTAAAGGCTGCGGAAATAGGCCAAGACGATGTCGAAGCTGGAATTATCAGACTGTGCCGTCGTGTTCGCAAGCCCAATACAAGATACCCGTCGTCTTGCTGGACGCGCTGAGGCAGCCGTCATGTAAAGGGTAGCTTAAATACTGTAAGCGGGAGTTAGAGAGACTAAGAAAGAAATTACCAACACTATTCCTGTTATTTCCATTCGTTTCCTTTGTAGTTAGCCAGTAGACAGTTACAAGTGGTATCGGCTTTGTTCATCCTGGGCACAGCTGTTCCCAGTCCCTTACCGATGGCGACTTCGGGGGATTCGAGCGTCGCTGTGGCGCTTGAGGCGCAGGCGCAGACCATGGCCGCCCAAGCTCGGCTGCTGAAGCAGATCTGTGACCGCCTCGACGCGCAAGACCGCCATTGGGAGACGCTTGAGAAGACAGTGGCGGGTAACATCGCTTCTATCGGTACCTTAGCGACCAAGCTGCAAGAGGTGGAGGTTCCTGCTGCTGTTCGAGCGGACATGGCTCGGTCGTTGTCGCATCAGGTGGAGACTCAGGTGGGGGAATTCCAATCTCTGACATGGGAGCGCATTGATGCcgtctgaaaggatcacgatgcccaagagggggggtgaattgggcttttctaaaaatcaacactaattaaaacctaagcaatagctaaacaagagcccaacttcaccccaacaactagcactaagaaaataatactagaaatgtaacaaggctaaaacaatgcttcaaatatttgctaaacaaatacacaaagtaaagagcttgaattaagtgcggaaagtaaagcaaagtttagaagactcctccaatttttcccgaggtatcgaagagtcggcactctccactagtcctcgttggagcacccgcgcaagggtatcgctcccccttggtcctcgcaagaaccaagtgctcactacgagatgatcctttgccactccggcgcggtggatccctcgagaccgcttacaaacttgagtcgggtcaccaacaagatcttcacggtgatcaccgagctcccaacgccaccaagccgtctaggtgatgccgatcaccaagagtaacaagccatagactttcgcttgaccaagagaagcctaatgcaagtggtgtgtgctctaggtggctctcactagcgctaatgaggaacaagcgcagattatgattctctaatctcctcactaggcttttggtgcttgcaatgctctaccaaagtgctggaataaatgtggagtgcaagacattgaatatggtgggtggagggggtataaatagccctcacccaccaactagccgttacaggaaacttgctgcgcgatggcgcaccggacagtccggtgcgccaccggtgcgccaacggtgcgccaccggtgcgccaacggtcacttccaacggctagttctgacagctagccgttggactcatggcgcaccggacagtgaacagtccactgtccggtgcacaccggacagtccggtgcggtgtccggtgtgccactaaaattcatttccgaaggcagcgctctcgggtttctgcgactgggaaggctctgctgaggaccagcctggtcccacctggcagagggtgcaccggacagtccggtgcacaccggacagtccggtgccccaaagcatcttgtttttcagctgattttcaaatcggttttcgttctaacttgtgtgtgagttctagagtgacacctagcactgtatatgagtgtgattgtgcaccaacactacactagaactctcttggtcaaactactcatcgacaacccctctttatagtacggctaaaagagaataaaagacctaactaaatcgcgagtgtccacatctccttgacactcggactccgtagaccttcaccttttgttccgtctttttagccgtcgcttcgagttcttatttccgggattgttttcacattgtagtgcttttacctgtcatgcgacctaacttaccatttgtctctgcaaaacacacgttagtcacatataatattacgttgtcattaatcactaaaaccaaccaggggcctagatgctttcaatctccccctttttggtgattgatgacaaccctacaagttttgtgagagtagtttgttttgaagattctgtcaatagagagAATGATTAGTTATACTTAGTAATctttttgacagaaagaatgtgtaccataataataagagtgagcgcatacacatcataagattcttgttcatataaaagtgaagtcaaattaatgaaacaagagctagaagactggtgataaaatataaggtgaacacacagtcaatcatacgcaacgagagtatatgacgagtttgtgagccaaaaacataaagctagtacagagagtagcaggcacaaatattacatcaaaaggacactgactctctactaactctctaactccccctagctctcacaactcatatctctccccctttggcgtcaaacaccaaaagggacctgaacctaaacatctgaagcaggaggaggcggcgggggcgcatccggtcgaggtcgaggtagcagagcaaacgccgacggagggtcagagtcagtctcggatccaggatctgcggtagaagctggagctggtactgactcggacgcaggcagcgctgcaggagctaccggagcagaagcagtcacagatactgccacagcggtagtggtaacagcagatgctggtggcactggcggctgcgggcagacagagctgagaactggagaagtgaacgccaaggtgaccggccggagcggagaggtaacagcagggggtgcagacaagatcgaaggcactactggagcgtgaagcgaagaaggcggagcagactgaactggaggtgctgagataccagaatgctgaagcatgagagccatgaatgccctactctctgccctatcctgaataagctgctgctgaaatgcatcctgcctgtcctgcatgctctgaaacatcgagagcatcctgtcggataaacgggcctgctcggctgccagaagagcctgctgctgggtgagagtctgctgctgctgagtgagagtctgctgctgctgggtgagagtctgaAGAATCGAAGCAAGGGCAGGGTCCAAAGCtggaggaggagcaggggcagcacgggaactcccagcctcatgatcatgtgagcgtggaggcataggaggcgggggcggaagaggaaccccaaaatcatcatcatcatcatcatcagcagctgcaccctgggtgtcaaactgtcgaagtgcagcatcctcggcctgagtgtcaaacacaggagcataagctggcactggaatctcaggagcaggacggtaagatccaaacacaaggcgtgaggcctcaagggtactctgaaaacgaggtggctggatcagctgcgcaaagatgtggcacaagtagtgagcatacggtagctgccgtcgagcacgaatcccatccagaacggtgtcctcaatctcacagatcagaaagtcaacaacatcaaactcagagtgggataccagggcaccaaggagccaaagctgaatatgagtggtagcctccctgtatcccatcctaggcaggagtgtccgtctgacgagctcatataagtacttcgctgcaGTAGTGGGCCAACACTGGGTGCAGATGGTCGCTTGTGGATGGAAGGCTTCAACATTGTCCAGTGTGGAAATTACGCACAATCAGTACCTACGGCCATACCAGTTGCTCAGGTGCCTCAGCTACGTTACCAGTCAGAGGATGAACTAGCGGCGAGGCGAACACGCAGTCACATCACAATCTCATCGTCAGTTGGGTCCCCTATAAACCCGCTCCAGCGCTCTCCGATCAGAGCGACTCCATTGCGAGTCGGTTCATACCCCCGGTCGACAGAGGTGTCCGTCTGTACTGCTGTGAATATAGGTTCGGCTTTTCCGGCCATTATGATCACGACCCGAAAATAGGAGCTCAAAGCACGGCCCGATACGAAATTTGTTTAATTtttttaatttagtaagataaCGATTTTATATTATTATGATATTTGGAGGTTTATGTGTTTAAATGATGCTAAGATTGTTTAATacctttaatttagtaagatatggactttatatggttgtaatattttgattttatgtggtcaaatatacAGTCGGGCTTGGTCGGGCACGGCCTAACGAAGGCACGACGTGGTTTAGGACCAGGCTGAGCCACTATTTTTACACTTCGGACTAGCACGGTACGGTCTAATAGTTTTAGAACTTTACTGACCCGAACTCGTTTGACACGAAGCACGATGGGCTTGGACTGGGCTGACCCGGCTCGTCCCAATTGCCAGCACTAGTCTGTACCAGATCGGTAAGTCGATACCGGCCCAAACTGATTAGCACCGCCTACTACGGTCATATGTAGTCTTTTAATTTTATATGTAGTCTTTTAATTGGCCCACATTAGCATTAAAATGGGATGGATACTCAGAAGCTCGACGCTGCAGAGCTTGCACACTTCCTGCAGTTTGAAGCGGATCTCGTCCACGCCGCCGAGGCAGTGATCATCCACAGGTCAGAGGGACTTGTTGTCGTGGTGCTGGGAAGCTCGGAGGACACGACGCGTCTGCGGCAGACGCCTGAGGAGACATGGATACGGTTCTTTGGACAGAAACCCAGCTGTGCCAGTGTCTATGGATTTGGAGGACCAGATATCTCATCTGAGCAGAAGAagaagcagcagcagcaccagcctGTGATGACTGATGACGATGGGGGACACTGCAGCATTTCAGCAGGTGCGGGAACTCAGGGAAGGTGACAGTGGGAGAATGGTGGGATGGGGCCTGGGAGCTTTCATCCCACTTGCATACAAGGTCGGAGACAAAACTAAGTGGAATTACCACAAGGTAATTATGTGAATTTCCGTGTTTTGCTTTAGATCAGTAAATAAAGAGTTTGTTCAAAGGAAATGCAATTCGTATTGAAGCTTATTCATTATAACAATCAGGCTTACAGAATTATCTTTAAAAACAATACATCTTACTCCGGATCATTGTTTTAAACATAAAGTTGTAAAATTTGTTTCATCTGTTTTCATCAGTGCACCAATATAATAACTTTTGGTGACCTTATTTACTAGTAGTACTCATTAATCCTGAAGTACATATATTTCAACAAGCAGCTTACAATTTGTTTGTCTATATCCAAAAACAGGTGGTCGCCCCCTTGCTCAACTGCGGTAAATTAATTCATCAACAAGCAGAAATAAATGTAGCAGTTTTTTGAATTGTGACAGTGCACCTTGGTCATGTCGTGTCTGCCTTGTGGAGCTAGGTTGTGTTATTTAGGTATATTTTGCTTCATGTAGTTACAGTTGACTCACAAACATCAATAGGAATATCTGAACGAGTTGTTTATCCATGATTCTGTTTTTAGAGCTATATCTTGTATCCATGCCTGATTTCTATACCCACCACCAACGTTTGCTTTGACAACGGATAAACCTGGTCAACATTCACCATTTCAAAACTAAGAACGATAAAAAAATTAGGAAAGTGGCTACAATTTCTTCACTACCTTAGCAACCATTAAGAGAATATATGGTTAATATGTGTTGTttatttttatgtactaatattttATCGAATAATTCATGTGCTGTCGCAACGTACGGGGATCgtactagtatatatatatactcgATGAAACCTAACAAAAGTTTAACCTTCTTGATAAACGAGATGTGCATTTATTTTGGAATGGATACCGAGCACGTGCGCGTGATGGGGTGGggaaggaggaggtggaggaagtTTATCTTGTACACAAATAAATTTCGGCCCTATCTTCCGCTAATGCAATGGTATGCTTTGGGCATTGTAAAAGACATTGGCAGGATCTATTCGCGTCTTGGCCCGGACGAGCCGGTCGAAGTTCTCCACGGTGAAGTACGCCGCGCCCCAGGTCGCCCGCGCATGGCTCACCGACGATGCCAATCTGACCGGGCCGAGGCTCTCGTCAAAGCCCATGAGGTCGATGTCAATGTAGTTTACGTACGCGGCGCGTGGGTTGGACGACACGTGCGGCGTCATGTACGCGTACAGTGACCGGAGCCATTGTATGCGTGCACTCACGCTGGCCTCGCCGGCGTCCGAGTCCCACGTGACGCCGTACTGAAGGGCGTACAGGTTGCCCGCGCGGTGCGGGAACGGCGTCGCCGTGGCGCTCAAGCGTGCCATGGCGCCACCGTAGGGGTCCATGGTCACGTACCCCGCCGGCGGCCCGTCGGAGAGGTACCGTAGGATGGCGGCTAGGGAATCCCTCGAGATGGGCCGCTGCACGTAGTCGGACTTGTTCTTGCCGTAGTACTTGGTCTTGGATACCCTGCTGGTGAGCTCGTCCACCGAGCTCAGCCCGGCGAGCCGTGCTGCCGACTCGACCCAGCTCATCTCCGACACCTCCGCCTCGGCGAGGCCCAGCTCTGGGAACCTCTCGTTCAGCACCGACATGGCCATCTCCTTTGGCCCAAGCACCAGCCCCGTGAATGCCACGTTGCGAAGATCTCGGTCTTCCTGTGATGACGACGACGAGCTACCGATCGTGAGCGAGGCCGAGAGGTAAAACTCGTCCGGCAGAGCAGGCCCCACGAACTGCCACCTGTACACGAGGCCCGCCATGGCGTCCACCGAACCTTCCCTTCTCGGCGTGAACACCGTCACGGTGTCGGGAACAGGGACGAGCCGGAGCTTCCAGGCGTAGACGACTCCCCAGCTGCCGCCTCCGCCGCCGCGGATGGCCCAGAACACGTCCTCGCCCATGGCTCTGCGGTCCAGGACTCTGCCCACCGCGTCGACGAGCAGCGCGTCTAGCACGTTGTCGGCCGCGAGCATGAACTTCCGGGACACCGGTCCGAAGCCgccgccggagatgtgtccgcccaaACCGATCGTGGAGCACGACGCGGCGGTGAGCGCCAGGGACGACCGGTTCGACGGCGACGAGTGCGCCACCGCGTGATAGACCTCGCCTAGCGTCGCGCCGGACTCCGCCCACGCCGTGGCTGACGCGGCGTGGACACGGACCTTGTTCAGGTTCATGAGGTCGATCACAACAAAGGGGGCTTTACCGTCCAGCACGCCGCCGGAGACGGTGTAGGACTGGCCCTCGTAGCTGTGCCCGCCGCTGCGCACGCGGATGGCCAGCGACGCACTACGCGCGCAGAGAACCGCGCGCTGGAGGCCGCGCCTGGAGGTGGGCAGCACGACAGCCTCCGGCTTGCGGATCCCCGGGGCTGCGAAGCGGAGGTTCTGGATGGAGAAGTCGAAGATGGTGGCGTAGCCCGGAGACCCGGCCATGGAGAAGTTACGGACGCCGGAGGCCAGTAGGCAGGTCGACAAGGACCTGGCGCGCACGCCATTGTCGCGCGGAGACTGCGACGCGATGACATGGGGATGCGTTGATAAGAGTATGCTGAGTATGCCTAGAAGTAAGGAAGTTGGGGAGCTATTGGTGTACATGGTGGTGATGGTGCTCTCACTCTAGTGCTTGTACAAACAGTAGCGTTCTTGAGTTCGGTTAGTTTCCTTCTAAAAAGGCAATGGTTAGTGTATGATACTATGATCACTGGTCTGCAATGATATATATACTATTCAACTCAACACGGTGCAACTTGGCTACAAGTTGGCTACTTGG contains these protein-coding regions:
- the LOC118473002 gene encoding reticuline oxidase-like gives rise to the protein MYTNSSPTSLLLGILSILLSTHPHVIASQSPRDNGVRARSLSTCLLASGVRNFSMAGSPGYATIFDFSIQNLRFAAPGIRKPEAVVLPTSRRGLQRAVLCARSASLAIRVRSGGHSYEGQSYTVSGGVLDGKAPFVVIDLMNLNKVRVHAASATAWAESGATLGEVYHAVAHSSPSNRSSLALTAASCSTIGLGGHISGGGFGPVSRKFMLAADNVLDALLVDAVGRVLDRRAMGEDVFWAIRGGGGGSWGVVYAWKLRLVPVPDTVTVFTPRREGSVDAMAGLVYRWQFVGPALPDEFYLSASLTIGSSSSSSQEDRDLRNVAFTGLVLGPKEMAMSVLNERFPELGLAEAEVSEMSWVESAARLAGLSSVDELTSRVSKTKYYGKNKSDYVQRPISRDSLAAILRYLSDGPPAGYVTMDPYGGAMARLSATATPFPHRAGNLYALQYGVTWDSDAGEASVSARIQWLRSLYAYMTPHVSSNPRAAYVNYIDIDLMGFDESLGPVRLASSVSHARATWGAAYFTVENFDRLVRAKTRIDPANVFYNAQSIPLH